A single genomic interval of Phycisphaerae bacterium harbors:
- a CDS encoding aminotransferase class I/II-fold pyridoxal phosphate-dependent enzyme, whose protein sequence is MTRKKPASTRRAFLGKTGLAAAGLTLAQSSPASAASTEKPALLGGDKAVTARTQGADTWPLYGEAEENVVLQMLRHPTYGPNDELEDDWKAYYKVPYAKTYCNGTSALAAMFFALDLPPGSEIMVPSYTFFATIVPMRLFGLVPVFVDINPRTLNMDLEDARRRLTKGTRAILPVHWFGNPADMDGFCDFAKEKGLIVLEDCAHAHGTSLKGKLMGTWGEMSIFSFQTTKPLPGIEGGMGMYRDRSSFERAVSFGHYDVPKTFGGDSGYARYEGTGLGLKLRMHPMAAVLIRAQFPKLRERNVSGVQQVRSLNDRLLQLPGLYDQRTRPEAQRLYYDANVLFVEEAEAGISRDRLVQALRAEGVAASRFVYRLQHKCPLYAEEKWWHHKPTIPELPGSEKANATAIWLPYFTRPVPEVVEQYVKAFEKIWAHRKQLA, encoded by the coding sequence ATGACACGAAAAAAACCGGCAAGTACGCGTCGTGCTTTCCTCGGCAAGACCGGCCTGGCAGCAGCTGGGCTGACGCTGGCCCAGTCGTCACCCGCCTCGGCCGCATCGACCGAGAAGCCGGCGTTGCTGGGCGGCGACAAAGCCGTCACCGCCCGGACCCAAGGAGCAGACACCTGGCCTCTCTACGGAGAGGCCGAGGAGAACGTGGTGCTGCAGATGCTGCGCCACCCCACCTACGGCCCGAACGATGAGTTGGAGGATGATTGGAAGGCCTACTACAAAGTGCCCTATGCCAAGACGTACTGTAACGGAACCAGCGCTTTGGCGGCCATGTTCTTCGCCCTGGATCTCCCCCCCGGCAGCGAGATTATGGTGCCCAGCTACACCTTCTTCGCCACGATTGTCCCCATGCGCTTGTTCGGCCTGGTGCCGGTGTTCGTCGACATCAATCCCCGCACGCTCAACATGGATCTGGAGGATGCCCGTCGCCGCCTCACCAAGGGCACCCGGGCTATCCTTCCGGTTCACTGGTTCGGCAACCCGGCGGACATGGACGGATTCTGCGACTTCGCCAAGGAGAAGGGCCTGATCGTCCTGGAGGACTGTGCCCACGCCCATGGCACCTCGCTCAAGGGCAAGCTCATGGGCACCTGGGGAGAGATGTCCATTTTCAGCTTCCAGACCACCAAGCCGCTGCCCGGCATTGAAGGCGGCATGGGCATGTACCGCGATCGCTCCTCCTTTGAGCGAGCCGTGTCCTTCGGGCACTACGACGTGCCCAAAACCTTCGGCGGCGACAGCGGGTATGCCCGTTATGAAGGCACCGGCCTGGGTCTCAAGCTGCGGATGCACCCGATGGCTGCCGTCCTGATCCGCGCCCAGTTCCCGAAGCTTCGTGAGCGCAACGTGAGCGGGGTCCAGCAGGTTCGTTCGCTCAACGATCGACTGCTTCAGCTCCCCGGGCTGTATGATCAGCGCACCCGGCCGGAAGCCCAGCGACTGTACTATGACGCCAACGTCCTTTTCGTTGAAGAGGCCGAAGCAGGTATTTCCCGTGACCGGCTGGTCCAGGCCCTGCGTGCGGAAGGAGTGGCGGCCTCGCGCTTCGTCTACCGTCTCCAGCACAAATGCCCGCTGTACGCGGAGGAGAAGTGGTGGCACCACAAGCCGACGATCCCGGAGTTGCCCGGATCTGAGAAGGCGAACGCGACGGCCATCTGGCTTCCGTACTTCACCCGGCCAGTGCCGGAGGTGGTCGAGCAGTACGTCAAGGCCTTCGAGAAGATCTGGGCGCACCGCAAGCAGCTGGCATGA
- a CDS encoding sugar phosphate isomerase/epimerase has protein sequence MPRESIDTSIESQRRHAHIAWWLAHHVLLSPGVAAGCAAAVILLLGSGCDTTPAEKRAIAHRPEPVNPLVCRLASYGRFQDIAWTHLPSIGVRYVFMNVPPPDQVEVVKQRLAKHGLAAMVLRGETDLSKPDSIGELAVQLGTCQKLGVRYMFLSPKRRGATKETVYQRLREAGDVAHRYGVTITLETHPDLGTNGDVHVETMKRINHPNIRVNFDTGNITYYNKGANAVVELRKCMDYVGTVELKDHSGGLEEWSFPTLGQGAVDLAGVVRMLKQHGYAGPITLEIEGVKGIDMTEAETRKMIEDSVAYVRSLGQFR, from the coding sequence ATGCCCAGGGAGTCCATCGATACGTCCATCGAGTCTCAGCGGCGGCATGCTCACATCGCCTGGTGGCTCGCCCACCATGTGCTCTTGTCGCCTGGAGTCGCGGCCGGCTGTGCGGCGGCCGTGATCCTGCTCCTCGGCAGCGGCTGCGATACAACCCCCGCGGAGAAGCGGGCGATCGCGCACCGCCCCGAACCGGTTAACCCACTGGTCTGCCGCCTCGCGAGCTACGGCAGATTCCAGGACATCGCGTGGACGCACCTGCCGTCGATCGGCGTGCGGTACGTGTTCATGAACGTCCCGCCACCGGATCAGGTCGAGGTGGTGAAGCAACGGCTCGCGAAGCACGGCCTGGCCGCGATGGTCCTTCGCGGCGAGACGGATTTGTCCAAGCCGGACTCAATCGGCGAACTGGCCGTGCAGTTGGGGACTTGTCAGAAACTGGGTGTCAGGTACATGTTCCTCTCGCCCAAGCGACGCGGCGCGACCAAGGAGACGGTCTACCAACGCCTTCGCGAGGCAGGCGACGTTGCCCATCGGTATGGGGTCACGATCACCCTCGAGACGCATCCCGATCTGGGCACCAACGGCGATGTCCACGTCGAAACGATGAAGCGGATCAACCATCCGAACATCCGCGTCAACTTCGATACGGGCAATATCACCTACTACAACAAGGGCGCGAACGCTGTGGTTGAACTCAGGAAGTGCATGGACTATGTCGGTACGGTCGAGTTGAAGGATCACAGCGGCGGTCTCGAGGAATGGAGTTTCCCAACCCTCGGCCAGGGTGCGGTCGATCTGGCGGGTGTCGTCCGAATGCTCAAGCAGCACGGTTACGCCGGTCCAATCACTCTGGAGATCGAGGGGGTCAAAGGTATCGACATGACCGAGGCGGAGACGAGGAAGATGATCGAGGACTCGGTGGCGTACGTTCGCTCGCTGGGCCAGTTCCGTTGA
- a CDS encoding alpha-N-arabinofuranosidase, producing the protein MRLTVRSRSGLRAVALTTGLALSGASALPVFSQDVQSAAVVVRGDQPGAVINRNIYGHFAEHLGRCIYEGIWVGEDSSIPNTRGIRNDVLAALKELNVPVLRWPGGCFADEYHWKDGIGPREKRPKIINTHWGGVVENNHFGTHEFLDLCELLGAEPYICGNVGSGSVQEMMEWVEYMTSDADSPLANLRRQNGREKPWRVRFFGVGNESWGCGGNMRPEYYADQFRRYNTFVKNYSGNRVYRIACGSNGDDLNWTEVLMRQAGRQMNGLSLHYYTLATGKWDRKGSATDFDESQWHSTLRHTLRMDELITKHAEIMDRHDPGKRVGLVVDEWGTWYDVEPGTNPGFLYQQNTLRDALVAALNFHIFHRHADRVVMANIAQTINVLQAMVLTDKERMLCTPTYHVFEMFKVHQGAASLPVEVQAPPYALDSQQIPAVSASASRQASGAVSLSLVNTHPQRAARIACKLTGLTPKSVSGRVLTAPEINAHNTFAAPERVQPRPFEGARLSDDGLQAELPPRSVVMLELG; encoded by the coding sequence ATGAGACTCACCGTCCGGTCCCGGTCAGGCCTGAGAGCCGTCGCTCTGACCACCGGCCTCGCGCTTTCAGGAGCTTCGGCTCTGCCGGTCTTCTCACAGGATGTGCAGTCGGCGGCCGTCGTGGTACGCGGCGACCAGCCCGGGGCCGTGATTAACCGCAACATCTACGGCCATTTCGCCGAGCATCTCGGCCGCTGCATCTACGAGGGCATCTGGGTCGGGGAGGATTCCTCGATCCCCAACACCCGCGGCATCCGCAACGATGTGCTGGCCGCGCTCAAGGAACTGAACGTCCCGGTGCTCCGCTGGCCCGGCGGCTGCTTCGCCGATGAGTATCACTGGAAGGACGGCATCGGCCCACGCGAAAAACGCCCCAAGATCATCAACACCCATTGGGGAGGCGTGGTCGAGAATAACCACTTCGGCACCCACGAGTTCCTCGACCTCTGCGAGCTGCTCGGTGCCGAGCCCTACATCTGCGGCAACGTCGGGAGTGGCAGCGTCCAGGAGATGATGGAGTGGGTCGAGTACATGACCTCTGATGCCGACTCTCCCCTGGCGAACCTCCGGCGACAGAACGGCCGGGAGAAGCCCTGGCGGGTGCGGTTCTTCGGTGTCGGCAACGAAAGCTGGGGCTGCGGCGGCAACATGCGGCCGGAGTACTACGCCGACCAGTTCCGCCGCTACAACACTTTCGTCAAGAACTACTCCGGCAACCGCGTCTACCGCATCGCCTGCGGCTCCAATGGCGACGACCTGAACTGGACTGAAGTCCTGATGCGACAAGCCGGCCGCCAGATGAACGGCCTCTCGCTTCATTACTACACCCTCGCCACCGGCAAATGGGACAGGAAGGGCTCCGCCACCGACTTCGATGAGAGCCAGTGGCATTCCACCCTTCGCCACACGCTGAGAATGGACGAGCTCATCACCAAGCACGCCGAGATCATGGATCGCCACGACCCGGGCAAACGCGTCGGCCTGGTGGTGGACGAGTGGGGCACCTGGTACGACGTGGAGCCCGGCACGAACCCCGGCTTTCTCTACCAGCAGAACACCTTGCGCGATGCCCTCGTCGCCGCCCTGAACTTCCACATCTTCCATCGCCACGCCGACCGCGTGGTCATGGCCAACATCGCCCAGACGATCAATGTACTCCAGGCCATGGTACTCACTGACAAGGAGAGAATGCTCTGCACGCCCACCTACCACGTTTTCGAGATGTTCAAGGTGCACCAGGGCGCTGCCTCCCTACCCGTGGAAGTGCAGGCACCTCCCTATGCGCTCGACAGCCAGCAGATCCCCGCCGTCAGTGCATCCGCGTCCCGGCAGGCCTCCGGTGCCGTCAGCCTCTCCCTGGTCAACACCCATCCTCAGCGGGCCGCAAGGATCGCCTGCAAGCTGACCGGACTGACGCCCAAGTCGGTGAGCGGCCGCGTGCTGACCGCACCGGAAATCAACGCCCACAATACATTCGCCGCCCCCGAAAGGGTCCAGCCTCGACCGTTTGAAGGCGCTCGTCTGTCGGACGACGGCCTCCAGGCCGAGCTGCCCCCCAGGTCGGTGGTGATGCTGGAATTGGGCTGA